The following proteins come from a genomic window of Frankia casuarinae:
- a CDS encoding pyridoxal phosphate-dependent aminotransferase, which yields MPDQTATPARPRVSAKAATFTESVIREMTRLALAHDAVNLAQGFPDFACPPQLKEAAKAAIDADVNQYAITWGAAEFRAAVAAKVAGTYPGWSVDPDTEICVTCGSTEAMIAAMLALVDPGDEVIMFEPFYENYGPDAILSGARPKLVRLHAPDWTIDEAELRAAFSDRTRAIVLNTPHNPTGKVLRRAELDLVAELCQRHDALVFTDEIYEHIHYLGPGGHIPPATVPGLEDRTVTINALSKTYAVTGWRVGWTIAPAAYTSAIRKVHDFLTVGAAAPLQAGGVAAMNLPQTYYVDLARQYRERRDLLCAALARTGFTFREPDGAYYVMCDTRALDPAGDDVAFARRLATGIGVATVPGSSFFADPADGRHIIRFGFPKKLTTLEAAARRLARLTPAATPATPG from the coding sequence GTGCCCGACCAGACCGCCACGCCCGCCCGGCCGCGGGTCTCCGCGAAGGCCGCGACCTTCACCGAATCGGTGATCCGGGAGATGACCCGGCTCGCTCTCGCGCACGACGCCGTGAACCTCGCGCAGGGCTTCCCCGACTTCGCCTGCCCGCCGCAGCTCAAGGAGGCGGCCAAGGCCGCCATCGACGCGGACGTGAACCAGTACGCCATCACGTGGGGAGCCGCGGAGTTCCGCGCCGCCGTTGCCGCGAAGGTGGCCGGAACCTACCCGGGCTGGTCGGTCGACCCCGACACCGAGATCTGTGTGACCTGCGGCTCCACCGAGGCGATGATCGCGGCGATGCTTGCGCTGGTCGACCCCGGCGACGAAGTGATCATGTTCGAGCCGTTCTACGAGAACTACGGCCCGGACGCGATCCTCTCCGGCGCCCGGCCGAAGCTCGTCCGCCTGCATGCCCCGGACTGGACGATCGACGAGGCGGAGCTGCGTGCGGCGTTCTCCGACCGCACCCGCGCCATCGTGCTGAACACCCCGCACAACCCGACCGGCAAGGTGCTGCGCCGCGCCGAATTGGACCTCGTCGCCGAGCTCTGCCAGCGCCACGACGCGCTCGTGTTCACCGACGAGATCTACGAGCACATCCATTACCTGGGCCCGGGCGGCCACATCCCGCCGGCCACCGTTCCCGGGTTGGAGGACCGCACCGTCACCATCAATGCGCTGTCCAAGACCTACGCGGTGACCGGCTGGCGGGTCGGCTGGACGATCGCGCCCGCCGCCTACACCTCGGCGATCCGCAAGGTGCACGACTTCCTCACCGTCGGGGCGGCGGCACCGTTGCAGGCCGGCGGGGTGGCGGCGATGAACCTGCCGCAGACGTACTACGTCGATCTCGCCCGGCAGTACCGGGAACGGCGGGACCTGCTCTGCGCGGCCCTCGCCCGGACCGGCTTCACCTTCCGGGAACCGGACGGGGCGTACTACGTGATGTGCGACACCCGCGCGCTCGACCCGGCCGGTGACGACGTGGCCTTCGCTCGCCGGCTGGCCACCGGGATCGGGGTCGCCACCGTTCCCGGCTCGTCGTTCTTCGCGGACCCGGCGGACGGCCGCCACATCATCCGGTTCGGCTTCCCCAAGAAGCTCACGACCCTGGAGGCCGCGGCGCGGCGGCTTGCCCGTCTCACCCCGGCGGCTACCCCGGCTACCCCGGGTTGA
- a CDS encoding antibiotic biosynthesis monooxygenase, translated as MSVVKINVLTVPAELRDTLEKRFAGRAGMVEQADGFEWFELLRPIEGTDTYLVYTRWRSEEDFQKWQSSQAFGEGHRQAAEQTAAGQGAPAGHGAPAGGQGAPAATAATLWSFEVVQTAAPASN; from the coding sequence ATGAGCGTTGTCAAGATCAACGTGTTGACCGTGCCCGCAGAGCTGCGAGACACCCTGGAGAAGCGGTTCGCCGGCCGCGCCGGGATGGTGGAGCAGGCCGACGGGTTTGAATGGTTCGAGCTGCTGCGCCCGATCGAGGGCACGGACACCTACCTCGTCTACACCCGTTGGCGTAGCGAGGAGGACTTCCAGAAGTGGCAGTCCTCGCAGGCGTTCGGTGAGGGCCACCGGCAGGCCGCGGAGCAGACCGCGGCCGGTCAGGGCGCTCCGGCGGGCCACGGGGCCCCGGCGGGGGGGCAGGGTGCCCCCGCGGCCACCGCGGCCACGCTGTGGTCGTTCGAGGTGGTGCAGACCGCCGCCCCCGCCTCGAACTGA
- a CDS encoding ferritin-like fold-containing protein has translation MAQTTRTPTGPATPIAITAPGQVGDSDNRVPPSPDAGPAPTVDQATVDQATVDQATVDLLGLLAYGELTAFERMATDARMSPTVADKIALAKMAAAEFAHFQAISDELDRLGVDRELAMAPFIAPLTAFHNSTAPADWLESLVKAYVGDNIAADFYREIAARLPSPSRELVLKVLDDTGHAAFAVERVRAAISANPTVAGRLALWARRLVGEALTQAQRVGVDRDALTGLLVGVGDLEALAAIFNRIMAAHGRRMAALGLSA, from the coding sequence GTGGCACAGACGACACGGACCCCGACCGGCCCGGCGACACCCATCGCCATCACCGCCCCCGGTCAGGTAGGTGACTCTGACAATCGGGTGCCCCCGTCCCCGGATGCCGGACCCGCACCGACCGTGGACCAGGCGACCGTGGACCAGGCGACCGTGGACCAGGCGACCGTGGATCTGCTGGGCCTGCTCGCCTACGGCGAGCTGACCGCCTTCGAGCGCATGGCCACCGACGCGCGGATGTCACCGACCGTTGCCGACAAGATCGCCCTGGCGAAGATGGCCGCCGCCGAGTTCGCCCATTTCCAGGCCATCAGCGACGAGCTGGACCGGCTCGGCGTCGACCGGGAGCTCGCGATGGCCCCGTTCATCGCGCCACTGACCGCCTTCCACAACTCGACCGCCCCGGCCGACTGGCTGGAGAGCCTCGTGAAGGCCTACGTGGGGGACAACATCGCGGCGGACTTCTATCGCGAGATCGCGGCGCGGCTTCCGTCACCGTCACGCGAACTGGTTCTGAAGGTGCTCGACGACACCGGGCACGCAGCCTTCGCGGTCGAGCGGGTGCGCGCGGCGATCAGCGCCAACCCGACGGTGGCCGGGCGGCTGGCGCTGTGGGCCCGTCGGCTCGTCGGTGAGGCGCTCACGCAGGCCCAGCGGGTCGGGGTCGATCGCGACGCGCTCACCGGGCTGTTGGTCGGGGTTGGCGACCTGGAGGCGCTGGCGGCGATCTTCAACCGCATCATGGCGGCGCATGGCCGGCGGATGGCGGCACTGGGCCTGTCCGCCTGA
- a CDS encoding DUF3107 domain-containing protein: MEVKIGVRQVSRELVLESSQSPEAVAALVNEAVKADNGVLTLVDDKGRQVIMPIASLAYVEIAATTTRRVGFGAV, translated from the coding sequence GTGGAGGTCAAGATCGGCGTCCGGCAGGTCAGTCGGGAGCTGGTGCTGGAGAGCAGCCAGTCCCCGGAGGCTGTCGCCGCGCTGGTGAATGAGGCGGTCAAGGCCGACAACGGGGTGCTGACCCTCGTCGACGACAAGGGCCGGCAGGTGATAATGCCGATCGCGTCGCTGGCCTATGTGGAGATCGCCGCGACCACGACTCGACGGGTGGGCTTCGGCGCCGTCTAG
- a CDS encoding chorismate mutase has protein sequence MENVVDAPSTAPAIASIDEGRQLIDDIDAQLRDLVATRRDLSQQIQALRSAEGGPRIQHARENEIIAIWADKLGPRGVEIAMAVLTLCRGTVR, from the coding sequence GTGGAGAACGTCGTCGACGCCCCCAGCACCGCGCCGGCCATCGCCTCGATCGACGAGGGACGACAGCTCATCGATGACATCGATGCTCAGCTGCGTGATCTCGTCGCGACCCGGCGGGATCTGTCCCAGCAGATCCAAGCGCTGCGCTCGGCCGAGGGCGGGCCTCGCATCCAGCACGCCCGGGAGAACGAGATCATCGCGATCTGGGCGGACAAGCTGGGGCCTCGTGGGGTCGAGATCGCGATGGCGGTGCTGACGCTCTGCCGCGGTACCGTGCGGTAG
- a CDS encoding Ku protein, whose product MRATWKGVISFGLVSIPVRLYSATQERDVAFHQVRRSDGSRIRYRRVAEADGDEVNYADIAKGYELPDGETVVLTDEDFANLPLSTSRAIDVLEFVPLEQVDPIYFAKSYYVEPDRTGAKPYVLLRDALAASGRVALVKIALRQREQLATLRVRGGVFVLETMVWPDEVRQPDFPFLEEDVAVRPQELSVAASLIHTLAADFDPTRYTDNYREALQAVIDAKVAGREVVASPGGPASEAVGDLMAALRASIAAARAGRPGEAAVAGGAAVAGGAAVADGDAGPAAAGVTDEGPDDKASDDKASDDKASDGRRGGRTSSVKGASSAPGTRSTARKTPSSTRSTAKTNAATKTPPAKTSAAKASAAKTSAAKATSSRTAPKTAPRTPTSKTPPTRRSA is encoded by the coding sequence ATGCGTGCGACCTGGAAGGGCGTGATCTCCTTCGGCCTGGTGTCCATCCCGGTGAGGCTCTACTCGGCGACCCAGGAACGGGATGTCGCGTTTCACCAGGTTAGACGGTCGGATGGGTCCCGTATCCGATACCGGAGAGTGGCGGAGGCCGACGGGGACGAGGTCAACTACGCCGACATTGCCAAGGGCTACGAGCTGCCGGATGGGGAGACCGTCGTACTCACCGACGAGGACTTCGCGAATCTCCCGCTGTCCACCTCCCGGGCGATCGACGTGCTGGAGTTCGTCCCGTTGGAGCAGGTCGACCCGATCTACTTCGCGAAGAGCTACTACGTCGAGCCCGACCGCACCGGCGCCAAACCCTACGTTCTCCTTCGCGACGCGCTGGCCGCATCGGGCCGTGTCGCGTTGGTGAAGATAGCCCTGCGGCAACGCGAGCAGCTCGCGACGCTCCGGGTGCGCGGCGGCGTCTTCGTCCTGGAGACCATGGTCTGGCCGGACGAGGTGCGGCAACCGGACTTTCCGTTCCTTGAGGAGGACGTCGCGGTACGCCCGCAGGAGCTGTCGGTGGCTGCCTCGCTCATCCACACCCTGGCAGCCGACTTCGACCCCACCAGGTACACCGACAACTACCGTGAGGCCCTGCAGGCCGTGATCGATGCGAAGGTCGCCGGCCGCGAGGTTGTGGCTTCGCCGGGCGGGCCGGCCAGCGAGGCGGTCGGCGACCTCATGGCGGCGCTGCGCGCGAGCATAGCCGCCGCCCGCGCTGGACGGCCCGGCGAAGCGGCTGTGGCAGGTGGTGCGGCTGTGGCAGGTGGTGCGGCTGTGGCAGATGGTGACGCGGGGCCCGCGGCGGCCGGGGTCACCGACGAGGGGCCCGACGACAAGGCGTCCGACGACAAGGCGTCCGACGACAAGGCGTCCGACGGACGGCGGGGCGGCCGTACCTCCTCGGTCAAGGGTGCCTCGTCGGCCCCGGGTACGCGGTCGACCGCCCGGAAGACGCCGTCCTCGACGAGGAGCACCGCGAAGACGAACGCCGCCACGAAGACGCCGCCCGCGAAGACCTCCGCGGCCAAGGCCTCCGCGGCCAAGACCTCCGCGGCCAAGGCCACCTCCTCGAGGACGGCCCCGAAGACGGCCCCGAGGACGCCGACCTCGAAGACGCCCCCGACGCGGCGATCCGCCTGA
- a CDS encoding MGMT family protein: MSPRPRARRDAPPASVSAGLGTRISLGGAPGPHALEVLDAVARIPPGRVMTYGDVAEYVGAGSGRTVGAVLSRFGDEVPWHRVIRATGEPNPAAPVEALRRLVADRTPLRPGGDQVDLAAARWDGSPA; encoded by the coding sequence ATGAGCCCCAGGCCGCGGGCCCGGCGTGATGCGCCGCCGGCGAGCGTCTCCGCCGGGCTCGGTACCCGGATCTCGCTCGGCGGCGCGCCGGGTCCGCACGCCCTTGAGGTGCTGGATGCGGTGGCGCGCATCCCGCCGGGCAGGGTGATGACCTATGGCGACGTGGCCGAGTACGTCGGCGCCGGGTCGGGGCGCACGGTTGGAGCCGTGCTGTCCCGATTCGGCGACGAGGTGCCCTGGCACCGGGTGATCCGGGCGACCGGGGAACCGAACCCGGCCGCACCGGTCGAGGCCCTGCGCCGGCTCGTCGCCGACCGGACGCCGCTGCGCCCCGGAGGCGACCAGGTCGATCTCGCCGCGGCCCGGTGGGACGGTTCTCCGGCCTGA
- a CDS encoding DEAD/DEAH box helicase, with protein MSPRPPCSRRRLVTCAPRVAIEGTGAHGFSGRGRRAAHRERVQRRHRSEKTRSVPLSVTAEVPTDDLTPYEPQTTPSTPGSPAAPTFAELGVRAETVSALTEAGIVHAFPIQELTLPLALARNDIIGQARTGTGKTLAFGVPVVQTVLAAKEGADGRPQALVVVPTRELCVQVTADVTRAGARRGLRVLSVYGGRAYEPQLSALRAGVDIVVGTPGRLLDLARQHVLDLAGVGTLVLDEADEMLDLGFLPDVERIMSQLPTERQTMLFSATMPGPVISLARRFMKRPVHVRAEQPDEGRTVPTTRQHVFRAHALDKMEVLARVLQAGGRGLAMVFVRTRRTADKVAEDLAKRGFAAAAVHGDLGQGQREQALRAFRSGKVDVLVATDVAARGIDINGVTHVVNYQCPEDENVYLHRIGRTGRAGESGVAITFVDWDDLPRWTLVNKALALPFDGPVETYSTSPHLYEALGIPAGAKGTLPHAARTRAGLAAEDIEDLGQSGRGGRRGSRTGRDQDRSEPAAVPTRTRARRRTRGGGAAAAGAGLAIAADPADPADPVDEDGRKAGAPVVDGAGQTGLVEFTGTAPLTDTDTDTARVVSALASETGVEAEESPRRRRRRRGNRGRGTGTMREAGDGTEADADAPPRAESA; from the coding sequence ATGTCACCTCGGCCGCCGTGTAGCAGGCGTCGCCTCGTCACCTGTGCACCCAGAGTTGCCATCGAGGGCACCGGGGCACATGGATTTTCGGGTCGCGGGCGCCGCGCGGCTCACCGCGAGCGGGTTCAGCGTAGACACCGCTCAGAGAAGACCAGGAGCGTCCCGCTGTCCGTCACAGCTGAAGTACCCACAGATGATCTGACTCCCTACGAGCCACAAACCACCCCCTCCACCCCCGGGTCCCCGGCGGCACCGACCTTCGCGGAGCTCGGCGTGCGCGCCGAGACCGTCTCGGCCCTGACCGAAGCGGGCATCGTGCACGCTTTCCCCATCCAGGAGTTGACGCTTCCACTCGCCCTGGCCCGCAACGACATCATCGGGCAGGCCCGCACCGGCACCGGCAAGACCCTCGCGTTCGGCGTCCCGGTGGTGCAGACGGTGCTGGCGGCCAAGGAGGGTGCCGACGGCCGTCCGCAGGCCCTCGTCGTGGTGCCCACCCGTGAGCTGTGCGTCCAGGTGACCGCGGACGTCACCCGCGCCGGCGCCCGCCGTGGCCTGCGGGTGCTGTCCGTCTACGGCGGGCGTGCCTACGAGCCGCAGCTGTCCGCGCTGCGCGCCGGGGTCGACATCGTCGTCGGCACGCCCGGCCGCCTGCTGGATCTCGCCCGCCAGCACGTGCTCGACCTGGCCGGCGTCGGCACCCTGGTGCTCGACGAGGCCGACGAGATGCTCGACCTCGGCTTCCTGCCGGACGTCGAGCGCATCATGTCGCAGCTGCCGACCGAGCGGCAGACGATGCTGTTCTCCGCGACCATGCCCGGCCCGGTCATCTCCCTGGCCCGGCGGTTCATGAAACGGCCCGTGCACGTCCGCGCGGAACAGCCGGATGAGGGGCGCACGGTCCCGACCACCCGTCAGCACGTCTTCCGCGCCCACGCGCTGGACAAGATGGAGGTGCTGGCCCGGGTCCTGCAGGCCGGCGGCCGGGGGCTCGCCATGGTGTTCGTGCGGACCAGGCGCACCGCGGACAAGGTCGCCGAGGACCTCGCCAAGCGCGGCTTCGCGGCCGCGGCGGTGCACGGCGACCTGGGCCAGGGCCAGCGCGAGCAGGCGCTGCGCGCCTTCCGCTCCGGCAAGGTCGACGTCCTGGTCGCCACCGACGTGGCCGCCCGGGGCATCGACATCAACGGTGTCACCCACGTGGTCAACTACCAGTGCCCCGAAGACGAGAACGTCTATCTGCACCGCATCGGCCGCACCGGTCGGGCGGGCGAGAGCGGGGTGGCCATCACCTTCGTCGACTGGGACGACCTGCCGCGGTGGACGCTCGTCAACAAGGCGCTCGCCCTGCCGTTCGATGGCCCGGTGGAAACCTATTCCACCTCCCCCCACCTGTACGAGGCGCTCGGCATCCCGGCGGGCGCGAAGGGCACCCTGCCGCACGCGGCGCGGACCCGCGCCGGGCTCGCGGCCGAGGACATCGAGGATCTCGGGCAGTCCGGTCGCGGCGGGCGCCGCGGCTCGCGGACCGGGCGTGACCAGGACCGTTCCGAGCCGGCGGCGGTGCCGACCCGGACTCGCGCCCGTCGGCGCACCCGCGGCGGTGGTGCGGCGGCCGCGGGTGCGGGGCTGGCCATCGCCGCGGACCCGGCGGACCCGGCGGACCCGGTCGACGAGGACGGCCGGAAGGCCGGCGCACCCGTGGTGGACGGTGCCGGGCAGACCGGGCTGGTCGAGTTCACCGGGACCGCCCCGCTCACCGACACGGACACCGACACCGCCCGCGTCGTCTCCGCCCTGGCCTCGGAGACGGGCGTCGAGGCCGAGGAGTCGCCGCGCCGCCGGCGCCGGCGGCGCGGCAACCGTGGCCGCGGCACGGGCACGATGCGGGAGGCCGGCGACGGCACCGAGGCCGACGCCGACGCGCCACCCCGAGCCGAGTCGGCCTGA
- a CDS encoding CsbD family protein: MSFTDKVRNKMQELRGRTKEQAGKATENRDLQAEGRGERGVADLKNAGEKAKEAFRH, encoded by the coding sequence GTGTCCTTCACTGACAAGGTCAGGAACAAGATGCAGGAGCTCCGCGGGCGGACCAAGGAACAGGCCGGCAAGGCCACCGAGAACCGGGACCTGCAGGCGGAGGGCCGGGGAGAACGCGGCGTCGCCGACCTCAAGAACGCCGGGGAGAAGGCGAAGGAGGCCTTCCGTCACTGA
- the moeZ gene encoding adenylyltransferase/sulfurtransferase MoeZ, which translates to MSLPPLVDPAEGLTVDEIRRYSRHLIIPDVAMDGQKRLKNARVLAVGAGGLGSPTLMYLAAAGVGTLGIVEFDTVDESNLQRQIIHGQSDVGRSKAESARDSVRNINPYVNVVLHETRLDASNVMEIFSGYDLIVDGTDNFATRYLVNDAAVLLGKPYVWGSIYRFDGQASVFWAEHGPCYRCLYPEPPPPGMVPSCAEGGVLGVLCASIASIQTTEAIKVLTGVGDPLVGRLMVYDALEMTYRSIKVRKDPECPLCGKNPTITELIDYEAFCGAVSEEAQLAAAGSTITAGELKSWLDAGEPIELVDVREPAEWEIVRIPGARLIPKGDLPAHLSELPQHRRVVVYCKSGVRSADALATLKGAGFSSAVHVQGGVTAWAIQVDKSLPVY; encoded by the coding sequence GTGTCCCTTCCGCCCCTGGTCGACCCCGCCGAGGGGCTGACCGTCGACGAGATCCGCCGGTACTCTCGGCATCTGATCATTCCGGATGTCGCCATGGACGGCCAGAAGCGGCTGAAGAACGCCAGGGTGCTGGCGGTCGGTGCCGGTGGCCTCGGCTCGCCGACGCTGATGTACCTGGCCGCCGCCGGCGTCGGGACGCTAGGCATCGTCGAGTTCGACACCGTTGACGAGTCGAACCTGCAGCGTCAGATCATCCACGGCCAGTCCGACGTCGGCCGCTCGAAGGCGGAGTCGGCCCGTGACTCGGTTCGCAACATCAACCCGTACGTGAACGTCGTCCTGCACGAGACCCGGCTGGACGCCTCCAACGTCATGGAGATCTTCAGCGGGTACGACCTCATCGTCGACGGCACGGACAACTTCGCCACCCGTTACCTGGTCAACGACGCCGCGGTGCTGCTCGGCAAGCCCTACGTCTGGGGTTCGATCTACCGCTTCGACGGTCAGGCCAGCGTCTTCTGGGCCGAGCACGGACCGTGCTACCGCTGCCTCTACCCGGAGCCGCCTCCTCCCGGCATGGTCCCCTCCTGCGCCGAGGGCGGGGTGCTGGGTGTGCTGTGCGCCTCCATCGCCTCCATCCAGACCACCGAGGCCATCAAGGTGCTGACCGGGGTCGGTGATCCGCTGGTCGGTCGGCTGATGGTGTATGACGCCCTGGAGATGACCTATCGGTCGATCAAGGTCCGCAAGGACCCGGAGTGCCCGTTGTGCGGGAAGAACCCGACGATCACCGAGCTGATCGACTACGAGGCGTTCTGCGGGGCGGTCTCGGAGGAGGCGCAGTTGGCCGCCGCCGGCTCGACGATCACCGCGGGCGAGCTCAAGAGCTGGCTGGATGCCGGCGAGCCGATCGAGCTCGTCGACGTCCGTGAGCCGGCCGAGTGGGAGATCGTCCGGATCCCCGGCGCGCGCCTGATCCCCAAGGGGGACCTGCCCGCGCATCTCTCCGAACTGCCGCAGCACCGTCGGGTGGTCGTCTACTGCAAGTCCGGGGTGCGCTCGGCCGACGCGCTCGCCACGCTGAAGGGCGCAGGCTTCTCCTCTGCCGTGCACGTCCAGGGTGGCGTGACCGCGTGGGCGATCCAGGTCGACAAGTCGCTGCCGGTCTACTGA
- a CDS encoding SDR family NAD(P)-dependent oxidoreductase has product MTECSDKVALLTGAGSGIGAACARRLARAGARVVATDLDAHTVKEVVATIEDGGGEALALEADVTDPDSLERAVQVTVGTFGRLDLAVNNAGVSAGREPVETTPAQDWQRVLDVNLSGVFYSMRAEITAMLRGDGGSIVNMASVLGVVGFAGSAPYVAAKHGVIGLTKTAALDYATRGIRVNAVAPGFVDTPLLHVDGRPRRGAALFSPINRLGTVDEVAEVVVFLLSDRASLVTGSVYLADGGMAAR; this is encoded by the coding sequence ATGACCGAGTGCAGCGACAAGGTCGCGCTCCTGACCGGAGCGGGATCCGGCATCGGTGCCGCCTGCGCCCGCCGACTGGCGAGGGCGGGCGCCCGGGTCGTCGCCACCGACCTCGACGCGCACACTGTCAAGGAGGTGGTGGCGACGATCGAGGACGGTGGCGGGGAGGCGCTCGCCCTGGAGGCGGACGTCACCGATCCCGATTCGCTCGAACGCGCCGTCCAGGTCACCGTCGGCACCTTCGGACGGCTGGACCTGGCGGTGAACAACGCGGGAGTGAGCGCGGGGCGCGAGCCGGTGGAGACCACCCCGGCGCAGGACTGGCAGCGGGTGCTGGACGTCAACCTCTCCGGCGTCTTCTACAGCATGCGGGCCGAGATCACGGCGATGCTGCGCGGCGACGGAGGCTCGATCGTCAACATGGCCTCGGTGCTCGGGGTGGTCGGGTTCGCCGGGTCGGCGCCCTACGTCGCCGCGAAGCACGGGGTCATCGGGCTGACCAAGACGGCCGCCCTGGACTACGCCACCCGCGGCATCCGAGTGAACGCGGTGGCGCCGGGCTTCGTGGACACCCCGCTGCTGCATGTCGACGGCCGGCCGCGGCGCGGAGCCGCGCTGTTCTCGCCGATCAACCGGCTGGGCACGGTCGACGAGGTGGCCGAGGTCGTCGTCTTCCTGCTGTCCGACCGGGCCTCCCTGGTCACGGGCAGCGTCTATCTGGCCGACGGCGGCATGGCCGCCCGCTGA
- a CDS encoding TetR/AcrR family transcriptional regulator encodes MTAEPAPPDARPGRAPRLPRTARRFQLLGAAREVFVAQGYHAAAMDEIAERAGVSKPVLYQHFPGKLELYLALLDEHATQLVTSVQDALASTSDNHARIARSIRAYFDFVNDPSGAHQLVLESDLRNEPAVRQRIETAFAQCVRAIAATIVADTGLPQDEADLLAVGLVGLAETASRWWLVRGATVEKERAIESMVELAWRGIGGYPRQEHRDAARTNTEPHEEVPPAG; translated from the coding sequence GTGACCGCCGAGCCAGCCCCGCCCGACGCACGACCGGGCAGGGCTCCCCGGCTCCCCCGCACCGCGCGCCGCTTCCAGCTTCTGGGAGCCGCCCGCGAGGTCTTCGTCGCCCAGGGCTACCACGCAGCGGCGATGGACGAGATCGCCGAGCGGGCCGGCGTCAGCAAACCGGTGCTGTACCAGCACTTCCCCGGCAAGCTCGAGCTCTATCTCGCGCTGCTCGACGAGCACGCCACCCAGCTGGTGACGAGCGTCCAGGACGCGCTCGCCTCCACCTCGGACAACCACGCGCGCATCGCCCGGTCCATCCGAGCGTACTTCGACTTCGTCAACGACCCCTCTGGGGCACACCAGCTCGTGCTGGAGTCGGACCTGCGCAACGAGCCCGCGGTCCGCCAGCGCATCGAGACCGCCTTCGCCCAGTGCGTGCGGGCCATCGCCGCGACGATCGTCGCCGACACCGGGCTGCCCCAGGACGAGGCCGACCTGCTCGCGGTCGGGCTGGTTGGGCTGGCCGAGACGGCGTCGCGCTGGTGGCTGGTCCGCGGTGCCACCGTGGAAAAGGAACGGGCCATCGAGTCGATGGTGGAGCTGGCCTGGCGCGGCATCGGCGGCTACCCCCGCCAGGAGCACCGGGATGCCGCGCGCACGAACACGGAGCCGCACGAGGAGGTCCCCCCCGCCGGCTGA
- a CDS encoding ParA family protein, producing MARVLAVANQKGGVAKTTSVSSLGAALCELDRRVLLVDLDPQACLTFSLGLDPDALELSVHDVLLGRLSAGIIITRTPDGTDLLPATIELAGCEAVLLSRTGREHALRLALAEIVDEYDFILIDCPPSLGVLTINGLTAADEVIVPLQCETLSHRGVGQLLDTVHDVQRLTNPGLRVRGVLPTLFDGRTAHCRAVLADVSARYDIAVLAPPVARSVRFAEAPGTGRSILTTARRSKGAEAYRSHARAIAGVAGVGTAAGIAGIAGIADPAGTAVGQAAETVDGPGATSPGRRQRPREGDGQPAGMRDHSRPPVQVGEPTCTGEVRV from the coding sequence GTGGCCCGAGTACTCGCTGTTGCGAATCAGAAGGGCGGCGTTGCCAAGACGACCTCCGTGTCGAGTCTCGGTGCCGCGCTGTGCGAGCTGGACCGTCGGGTCCTGCTGGTCGATCTCGACCCACAGGCATGTCTGACCTTTTCGCTCGGGCTGGATCCGGATGCCCTCGAACTGTCGGTGCACGACGTCCTGTTGGGACGGTTGTCCGCCGGCATCATCATCACCAGGACACCGGACGGCACCGATCTGCTGCCCGCGACCATCGAGCTGGCGGGTTGCGAGGCGGTACTGCTGTCACGCACCGGGCGGGAGCACGCGCTGCGGCTCGCCCTCGCCGAGATCGTCGACGAGTACGACTTCATCCTCATCGACTGCCCGCCCTCCCTGGGCGTGCTCACCATCAACGGGTTGACGGCGGCGGACGAGGTCATCGTGCCGCTGCAGTGCGAGACGTTGTCCCACCGCGGCGTCGGCCAGCTGTTGGACACGGTGCACGACGTGCAGCGGCTGACCAATCCCGGCCTGCGGGTCCGCGGCGTGCTGCCGACCTTGTTCGACGGTCGCACGGCGCACTGCCGGGCGGTGCTCGCCGACGTCTCCGCCCGGTACGACATCGCGGTGCTGGCGCCGCCGGTAGCCCGCTCGGTGCGCTTCGCCGAGGCGCCGGGAACGGGGCGGTCCATCCTGACGACCGCACGGCGCTCCAAGGGGGCCGAGGCCTACCGGTCGCATGCCCGTGCCATCGCCGGGGTTGCGGGGGTGGGCACGGCTGCCGGCATCGCTGGCATCGCTGGCATCGCTGACCCTGCCGGAACCGCGGTTGGACAGGCCGCCGAAACCGTTGACGGCCCGGGGGCCACCTCGCCCGGTCGGCGGCAACGCCCTCGGGAGGGGGACGGCCAACCCGCGGGCATGCGGGACCATTCCCGCCCTCCGGTGCAGGTCGGCGAACCGACCTGCACCGGAGAGGTGCGGGTGTGA